The genomic interval AGAAGCCGTTGGATATTTAATACTCGCCACCTTCCACAACGCCATCGCAACGAGAAACCAGAAAAGCGATTTGAGAGGTATGTTCACGGCTTTTTTCTTTGCAAAACTGGTGACGATCAGAGGAAAGAAAGACAGCACCAGAAACAACTCGGCTCGATCGTAATTTGTTCCTTTCAAATATTCGAACCCCTCGAGGACGAGGAGAAAGATCAGACTCACATGAAACAGGGTCTTTTCTCTCTCACTTCTGGTGAAGAAGAAAACAACGGAAGCGATAAGAGCGAGTATCGATACAAAAGTACTGTCTTTCCAGGAGAGAACAGCGAAGATCAGAGAAAGTCCCAGGCCTAACATCATCGATCCCCTTTCACGAGAGTCACAGCAGTTTCCACATGGTAAGTCTGAGGAAACATGTCGAAAGGCTTCACCCTGACAATAGAATAGCCGTTTTCCACCAGCACCTTGAGGTCTCTCACCAGAGTAGAAGGCTCACATGAGACGTAAACGATCCTTTCGGGTGAAAGTCTCGCTATTTCTTTCATCGCTTCTGGACCCGCACCTGATCTCGGTGGGTCCAGGATTATCCTGTCTGCCCTTCCGCTGTAGTTTCTCAGAAAGTCCAGCACATCTTGTTCCACGTATTCTATGTTCCTTCTGCTGTTTATGTTTGCGTTCGCCTTTCCAGCTTTCACGGCGACTCTGCTGGATTCAACAGAGATCACCCTCGCTGCCGAAAAGGAAGTCCTCATGGAAAACGTACCGATACCCGCATACAGGTCCAGCACCATCTCGTTACCCTGAAGTGATAGTTCCCTGTACACGTGATCTATCAGTTTGGATGTGATGGAGTAGTTGCTCTGGAAAAAGGCGGTCGGTGGAATTTGAAACCTTTCCCAGTCGAACTCTTCTACAATTACACCCTCACCGTAGAGAGTTTTGTACGGTCCCCTTAGGACCACAGAATCTTTGGAGTTCATCACATGGATGATGGAGTGAATCTTTGGAAATCTCTTCAATACAGCACGAACCAGATCCCTTCCCCAGGGAAAGGATTCCGTCTTCGTCACAAAGATCACCATGAACTGGTCCGTGCTGAATGCGTACCTGATCACGAGGTGCTTGAGCACTCCCTTCCTCGTTTCCCAGTTGTAAACAGGAATGTTGAGTACCTGAACGGCCTCTTTTACAGTGTTCAGAATCTCACCCGTGCCTTCCGGTGCCACCTCACAGTCTTTTATGTCAATCACAAAATCGGAGTTTCTCTTTTTCAACCCCAATTTTCTTCCCTGAAAATGAAACTCCATTTTCGTCCTGTAGTGAAAAACAAGATCACTCGGCTCCACATCTTCCACTTCTACCTTCAGATTTGAGCGTTCGAAAAGATCGATCAATACCTCCTTTTTGTAACGAAGCTGGGTTTCATACTTCACATCCATCCAGTGACAGCCACCGCATCTTCCAAAGTATCTGCAGGGTGGTTTTGTTCGATCTTCGGATTCTTTCAGAAGGGAAACTACCTTTCCAAAAGAAAAATCCCTTTTCTCTCTGTAGGTTTTTATCAGGACTTCCTCACCGGGATACGCTCCTTCTACGAGAACTACCTTGCCGTTCGAAAGATGGGCAAGGCCGTAACCTCCGTTGATCATCTTCTGTATCCTCACCTGCTCCAGCATCTTTCACATCCTCTCTGGTGCGGAAACTCCTATGAGTTTCAGACCCTTTCTTAAAACGATACCCGTTGCGAGGGCAAGGTTGAGTCGCGCGTTCGAAAGTTCGGGATTCTCAGGATCCACTATCACGTGTTTGGTGTAGAACGCGTGGAAGGACTCGGCGAGCGACTGGAGATAGTTCGTGAGCCTGTTCGGTGCGAACATCTGCGCGACCTCTTTCAAAGCGGTGTTGAACATACCGAGGTTTCTCATCAGAACCCTTTCTTCTTCGTTTCCAAGCAGTTCAAGGTGTTTTCCCTCTTCAAACTTCACACCTTTCTTTTCCGCGTTGGAGAAGAGATTGTGGATCCTGGCATGTGCGTACTGAACGTAGTAAACTGGGTTGTCCATGGATTTGGCCTTCGCCAGATCGATATCGAACACCATGTGGGTATTGGGGTCCACCATCGCAAAGAAATATCGGGTGGCGTCTCTTCCCACTTCGTCGAGAAGTTCGTCCAGAGTGACGAATTCTCCCGCTCGCGTGGACATGCGAACGATTTCCCCACCACGTTTCAGAGTAACGAACTGATGCAGTATAACGTTGAAGAAATCGTCGGGAATGTCGAGGGCTTTCATCGCTGCCTTCATTCTTGGTATGTGGCCGTGATGGTCACTACCCCAGATGTCGTAAACCTTCCTGAAACCTCTCTTGTATTTCTTGTAGTGATACGCGATATCCGTCATGAAGTACGTGTATGTACCGTCGCTTCTCACAAGAACCTTGTCTTCCTCATCTATGAAGGCAGAGACTTTCAACCACACAGCACCGTCTTTTTCGTAAACAACGTCCTTGTTCTTGAGGAGTTTCAGCACCTCTTCGACAGTCCCATCCTCTATCAAACTCTTTTCTGAGAAGTACACATCGAACGAAGAACCAATCTTTTCAAGGGTATCTTTCATGGAGGAGAGCATTCTGTTCAGCGCTGTCTGTTTGAAAAACTCCTCCACTTCTTCGTTCCACAGATCTTTGTATCTATCTCCGATTTCGTTCACCAGATCCCTCGCGATGTCCACGAGGTATTCCCCGCGATAGCCCCCTTCGGGAATTTCTTTTTCAACTCCGAGAAGCTGATTGTACCTTGCCCAGAGCGACTGAGCGAGAAGCCTTATCTGTTTTCCAGCGTCGTTTATATACATTTCCCTCGTCACATCGTAACCGAGCTCTTTGTAAACCTCGGAAAGCACGTCACCTATGATGATCTGTCTGCCGTGTCCAACGGTGAATGGTCCCGTTGGGTTTGCACTTCCGTATTCGAACTGCACCTTCATTCCATTTCCAACGTTTTCTCTCCCGTACTCGTCTTTTTTCTCCAGCACGGTTTTAACCACTCCACGGAGCAGTTCGTTCGACAGGAAGAAATTTATGAAACCGGGTCCCATGATTTCTATCCTGTCAAACGAGGGATCTTCATCGAGACTTTTTACGATCTCTTTAGCTATCTCCCGCGGGTTTTTCTTCAAAGTTTTTGCGAGCTTCATAGCAACGTTGGTGGACAGATCTCCGAATTCCTTTCTGGGTGGAATTTCGACCTCGAATTCGATTTCTGAACCGTACGCTTTAGAGATGACTTCGGACACCTTTTGCCTGATCGCGTTCACCAGCACTCTACCGCACCTCCATGTTTCGGATTCTGCTGATCTGTTACCCTCTGAAGAGAATGTGTTTCACCGTATCTATCCTGTGCCTCTTTCCCTTTAGAAGATCCAGTTCGAGGTCCACGGACATTTTCACACCACAATCCTGTCGCAGAAAACCCGTCAGGTTCGGGGTGAGCGGGATAGGTGCGCTCACGTAGCTTTTCCCTCGGTAAGTTTTTCCAAGAAAAGTTCCTCTTGGAGAAACTTTGATTCCAAAAACCTCGAGACTCTGGGAACGTGCCCATAGACCTTTTTTCTCTTTCCACCAGTCGTTTTCTTCCGTTTCCAGATCGAAGTGGATGAAAGCAAAGACGTTCTTTTCCACGAGCGGCCTCAGAGCCTTTGAAGAGAGTGTGTCTTCCTTTCTGAGAACTGCGGCGTACCATTCCCCAAAATCCGCAACTGCGAACCTTTCTCTGAGGGTGTATCGATGTAACACTTCACCGTTTTCTATCACCAGCACATCGGGAG from Thermotoga sp. Mc24 carries:
- the rlmD gene encoding 23S rRNA (uracil(1939)-C(5))-methyltransferase RlmD; the encoded protein is MLEQVRIQKMINGGYGLAHLSNGKVVLVEGAYPGEEVLIKTYREKRDFSFGKVVSLLKESEDRTKPPCRYFGRCGGCHWMDVKYETQLRYKKEVLIDLFERSNLKVEVEDVEPSDLVFHYRTKMEFHFQGRKLGLKKRNSDFVIDIKDCEVAPEGTGEILNTVKEAVQVLNIPVYNWETRKGVLKHLVIRYAFSTDQFMVIFVTKTESFPWGRDLVRAVLKRFPKIHSIIHVMNSKDSVVLRGPYKTLYGEGVIVEEFDWERFQIPPTAFFQSNYSITSKLIDHVYRELSLQGNEMVLDLYAGIGTFSMRTSFSAARVISVESSRVAVKAGKANANINSRRNIEYVEQDVLDFLRNYSGRADRIILDPPRSGAGPEAMKEIARLSPERIVYVSCEPSTLVRDLKVLVENGYSIVRVKPFDMFPQTYHVETAVTLVKGDR
- the argS gene encoding arginine--tRNA ligase, which encodes MLVNAIRQKVSEVISKAYGSEIEFEVEIPPRKEFGDLSTNVAMKLAKTLKKNPREIAKEIVKSLDEDPSFDRIEIMGPGFINFFLSNELLRGVVKTVLEKKDEYGRENVGNGMKVQFEYGSANPTGPFTVGHGRQIIIGDVLSEVYKELGYDVTREMYINDAGKQIRLLAQSLWARYNQLLGVEKEIPEGGYRGEYLVDIARDLVNEIGDRYKDLWNEEVEEFFKQTALNRMLSSMKDTLEKIGSSFDVYFSEKSLIEDGTVEEVLKLLKNKDVVYEKDGAVWLKVSAFIDEEDKVLVRSDGTYTYFMTDIAYHYKKYKRGFRKVYDIWGSDHHGHIPRMKAAMKALDIPDDFFNVILHQFVTLKRGGEIVRMSTRAGEFVTLDELLDEVGRDATRYFFAMVDPNTHMVFDIDLAKAKSMDNPVYYVQYAHARIHNLFSNAEKKGVKFEEGKHLELLGNEEERVLMRNLGMFNTALKEVAQMFAPNRLTNYLQSLAESFHAFYTKHVIVDPENPELSNARLNLALATGIVLRKGLKLIGVSAPERM